The genomic stretch CGTTGGTAGTGATCGTGCTACTTGCCGCCTGAATAAATCAAGCGAAGTTGAGTGGGACACAGGAAACTTTACTTGCAAAGGTTAGTATTGCTAAGGTTTTAACAGTAATTtaagtgttaatgatatatgaaataaatcatatatgaactgcggaaatgaaatgaagatgaagaaatgatcgtcgcagtgaacgcaatttatgcaattgcgtaaagaggcctgaaaaaaaaattcaggacctcaacggggtttgaacccgtgacctcgcgatttaccggtgcgatgctctaccaactgagctatgaagccacttaCGTGTGGCTTCATAATTTCCAGTGAAACGCCTGTTCATTTGAATCCTTATATCAAATTTAAATGTAAAGGCCTATCTTTCTTATACtattagaaaatattttttatatatttttagccAAGTGGTGATATGCATCTGCCTGTACAGCGCAACCTGATGGTGGTTAATCAAGAAAACTGTCGAAAATTAAGAAAAGTGTCTTAATTAAAAGTACAACTCCTTTGATTTTCACTGCATTGACAAGTATTCTGCTTTAATTTACTCTACTAACCATGTTTCTGGTGTTTGAAAACAGAGATGCGAACCTTTGTAGAGCAGTTTAATTTACAAATAATGTTGTTACATCCATCGATTATTTTACAACATCCCTCCTTGTGTTTTCTTCCTTTGAATGAaatgaaagaatgaaaaaaaaaaaacgaaaatgaccacaatgtatttttatttattttcgaaAGGTAGGATAACCAACTGCATGCTTTCTTTTTCCTCAGAGATAATCCTCTGCAAACCTAATCCTTGTCTTCATGGTGGCCAGTGCATAGTTATTAGCTCAAGACAATTTTCTTGCGATTGTGAGCAAACCGGATATGAGGGCAACCTGTGTGAAAGGGGTGTTGTAACGCCTCCTGTTTTCCCCAAACTAATTCCTGGTCAGCCCTCAGAGAGACTGGAAGTGTGCGCAAAGCCAGAAAATTCATTGACAGTTAATTTACTTCCAACCATGAACTTGTCCATTCAGCCTGAGAAGCTGATAATACAGCATCCTGCATCAAAGGCAGAATTTCAAATAACAGGTTACAATTCTGGGGTTGGAATGGTGATGTATAGTCTTGATGGTGTAAACAAGTATGATTTCATGGCTCCACCCAATAGCGTCGTATTTGTAGGTCGTAATGTCTCAAGTCAAGATAGTGTTTACACGAAGCTTGGTCTGTTAGCGGGCGAGTTACCAGTTGGGTGTCAACGAATGGAAATCGAGAAATTTCCAGCATTTGACTTTAAAATAGCGTTTTATACAAACTCGACCGCATCAAATCCACTTTTAATTGAATCCGGTCCAGTCCACATTATTACATTTGACAACAAGACGATCCCTCTCAGCTTAGCAGGCTATGACTTTTCTTTGGCACCTCCatcacaaaaaaatacaatggAAAGATTGATTAGACACACAAGCATATCAGATGCGTGGCAAACTGGCAATCAAATGCCTGATCGTTACAATATCGGATTTACAGGAAAAGACCTCATTGAATTTATACAAACAGAGGCCTTTTCGAGGTCCTTTCTGAGATACATAACGGATCAATTGCCGTTGTGGTTAAGATTGGGGGTTAGAGACGAACAAAGTAACCTGTTCGACATAGGGAACATCCAGTCTAATCTTTTTCTAACAACAGATACCCACCTCCCCTACCCAATCTGCAAATTTCCTGCCCACATACAATCCACATTGGTCCTGTATCGTCCAACGTTGAATTACAACATCTCAGTTGAAAACAATCATCTTCAGTTGTCAAGCAAAGGGTCTTGTTTCGCTGCTGCCATTTCCGAACCTGGCGTTTTTCTAGCGTTTTCCCAGCGAGCGAGGAAACAATTTGCAACTATGCAATTTATGCAAGACCTAACTTTAGGAGGGTGGAAACTTCTGGTGTCTTCCTTTGGTTTTACCACTCCACGAGGAAACAACACTTTTGCAAACAGTGTACCAAATGGTCACTTGGTTGGAAATTTCTCCGATTTCTATTATAACTGGTGGTGGCAAGGAAGCGCAAACGTCGATCTAAGCAACGAAGATCAGGCTGTAAATATGAAAATGAGTGGAGATGTCTTTGCTTTCACGGAGGACTTAGATGCGGTAAGTACATAGTTTTCTTCAGCTGTAAGTTTTCAGCAAAAAATAACTTCCacattttctttaatatttttcaataaGCTGCAGCATTTTCCACAGGTTGTTAAAATGCTCTATGTACATCTgtaaacaaaacgtttttttgtaGGTATTTACCAGTTATTTCTCGAAGCCAACAAGATTTGTCTTCCGTGGATCAGTTGAGTTCAACATTACCCTTCATAGCCTTGGTAAAACAGTACCTTTAACCTTTTACTCAAGCGACGTTACTGGGAAAGCACAATTTGGAGGTGAAAAATGCTCTGTTAATAGTTGAAAATAATAGCTAATTAATTTTATTCCATATCTCTCAGACAAAACACTCCATGAATGACGTAGACCAGTTTCTGGTTTATTAGAAGTAATCTTCTTGTATAGACTGCAAGCCCTTCCTTTTCTTCGCATGACTTAAAGGCACTGTGTCACGGTAGTGCGCATGTGTGAGCTGTGACAGTAGctaattgtttttaaaccaatcggaagcgagtaaGATGCACGCAAGGAAATTTGTTTGTTCGATTGTATATATCCCTATAATTCATATTCATTCTCTGGtattcctcagatatatgttgcaacCGATAAGAATAACATTAAAaaccctgtcctgctttgaaacaaacattttttaCGTACCCAAGATAGAAAACCAGTGTCCGATCCGCcaccaaaaataatttgttaacAAACTTAACTGGTCTCTCCGTTTGAGAGAACAACGCAAAATTAAGcataaacaggagcccatcactatggcataaatttcaattgcttatgAGCAAATAAACAAATTTCTTCCCAGTCGTTGTGCGGGTGTTTCGCAAAACAAACGTTATCGATTTcaacacataaagaaaccagATAATAAACGGAACACTCAGGTAacaatttatcttttaaaacatCAATTCTAAAACATTTACTCTCAtacagcaaagatacaaggaacattccgAGTGAACCACATCGATAGGTTAtaaagatcgcgcggcctgttgtaAGTAGTTTCTGGTATGCAACTACAGATCGGAGTCGTAAATCGAATTCCTGTTAAAACGTTTCGTGTTCGATGGATTCTTTCCCCAAACCTTACACGACTTCCTGTACAACAAAAGATTGCTGGGCCTTCTCCTTTCTGATTCCAGGCACTCGAGAGGATAAATTGTTGCAGACAATCGGAAGTCATGTCCACGGGGGggctcccatatgaaagggccggaaatgctcgtcggaaattttgaattaagcgcctaaaggagaccaatctgggcgtggcccaacctttttttgacccctaaaagcgatcatttgaaactttgattacatgaatcgagtaaataaaatgaattgaaaatatataattttttaatatttcttcgcgtgcaaccctataAGAGACCTAAAacaccctaaaagagaccgaaatgtgaaatttacacccctaagcgagacgacgagcatccctatCCCTCTCATATGGGattcccccctccccacctccCCGGGGTCCTGTCCCAGATCAGCTTCACTCGCCGCGGCGTCCAATTGGTAGTCCACGGCTGTATCGAGGAAACCCTTTTCAACTTTCTTTACATATTTAACGTTCAAAAACTATCTGGAAAAGGTAGCAATCGGGTCAGTAAATTAACCGTTAACAATAGATGTTTTCTCTTTCAATGTCAGGAGTCACGTTTTTGGCATCAGGTTTCAGTGATGATTGCCGAGTGCCACAGGGATTCGTTTTCGCTCTTGAACGATCCTCAAAAATTTTCAGTGCAAGTCCCTTGGCTTATATCATCAGGCCCGATGGTGGCCTGAAATATCTGCAGATCTACTATTCAGTGACTGGTGGCCACGTAGTCTCGGGGCAGGACAATAAAAACAACCTAAGGTTTGTGGAATGGCAAGCGCAAGAAATTAAACGTACTCTCCTTGCTGTTGGAAGAACTGTACCTCAACTGCAATTCATCACAAGGAGATGGGAAGCAGTGACAGACGAGATGTTAGCTGATGTGACCAAAGCTCGACACCTTCTGTCCTCTGCTTCCGATTGGCTGGAGCTGAAAGTGCTTGTGAAGCAGCTGGATGACGACCTTGATATCATATCTCGCGCGTTTGACCTTCTTATTGCTAAGCTGCAGCCCTACAGGAATCAAACAAGAATAAACAGTTTTATCCATAGTTTCATTAAATTAAGGGCAGACCTCCCCAAGGCtatctctctttctttctccaAGTCTGTTATTCAGCAGAACTTTATAGGTTTGCGATTTCTTTTGACTGCTCAAATATGCCACAAAGAGCTCTGCTTTGCAAACATAGACTCAAGTATCTGGTCCCTGAATGGCAGCGATTGTCGCACCAACCCATCAAGGCAAGAAACTGGTTTACTTGTTGAAGGAACTGCTCTGAATACTATCTCTCTCGGTAGTCTAATAACACTTCCAGCCGGTGGAACGTTGGAAATGTTCCTATCGCGTGATCATGACCTTGTTTCCACAACCTTTAAGGCTGTTGTTCACCTACTCGGAATAAAGAAACACGCAATGGTAAAAATTGCTGGAAGTGAGTTATCCTTTGTCATCTCAGGCAATATGTTTGGCGGGTTTGACGCTATGTTAAATGTCACAGCTCAAATTGATAACGTTATTGACTGGGATTCCACAGTATTTAGAGTGGAAGGTAAGATGAATAGGTCGTCACACCTCCATTCCCTTCTCAATAAGATGATGAAAAATGAAACTACCATGGCGGCGAGAGATGCAACACAAAGATTAGCGTACTCCCATTCAACATACATTGATGCAAAAAGAAAAGCAGACTTCGTTAAAGACGTCCTAAAGTCAAAACAGTCAGTTGTGGACGAACTGAAGGTCTGGAAAGAAAAAGCTGCTGAGGAGCTCCGTCTTGCACGTCTAAAATGCTATCTTGCGAAACTACGGTTTAATAGCACCTTCTATTTTCGCGAGAACGTCAGAGGCTACATTTGTGAGATACAAGAGTGTAATTACACTTGTTTAAACGGCTGCGTCACCCCGGACCTTTGCCAGGATCCCATAAATATAACTTATCTTCAACGGCAATGCAACACAGTTGACAAACCCATAACAATTAACGTTATACAGAGAGAGATTGAAAAACGCAGTTTCACAGTTCCTACATATAAAACCGTCTACACTGGAGACTGTAAGTTTAGAAACTCCACAGGTATAAAAGGCTTTTTTGTAGGTTTGAAGGAGTTAATATTTGGTTGCTCTGATACTTTCAAAAGAGTGCCAGCTGAACCTCAAATTGTGGAGTACgaccaaaaaatatataaagtgAAGTCAGTGGAGCAGATCATTAAGGAAGTGAAATGCAATGGTCACACAATGAGGACAAAGCCAGGTGGATACGGACCGCCATACCAATGCTGCAAGCAGTATGGGTGTAAAACTAAAGTAATGGACCGACGGTGCATCTTAGGCAATGAGAAATGTCTGCTATCCATGACAGAACTCAAGTTCACGCTGGATGCCCTGAATGAAACATTGCAATCAGAATTCCTTTCTTTAAGATCCTCTGTGATGAAGGTCAAAGAAGCAACATTTTCTTTCGAAAAAGTCAGAGTCCTTCATAAGAATGCTGTTTCTCAGCTGAAACATATAGAAACACTTCTGAAACAAAAACTGTCAGTTGTGGAAATCACAAATGCTTCCATGATTCACATTCGACGGATTGTTGACTTTGGGTTGCAAATAGCACAGGTGATGAACTCTTCAGATAATGGAAGAGTTGTAGAAGTTGACGAACTGCACTTTTCTCTTCCCGTGGTATCAGGGGATGCCAAACAGATTGTTTTCCAAACTAATGCAAGCACACTTGGTGGAAAAAAAGTGCCTGTCCGCTTTCTTCTTGATTTCGACCAAGTGAAACGTTCAATTTCTTCGGCATCCAAGGACATTATTGTCGACTTATTTGGTGGAAAACGCGCAAGAAGAAAGCGATCAGCAGCAGAAGAAGAGTCTACACATTCTTTGCATTCGAGCGGCTTTACAGATTACCCATACGTGTGCCTTTTTGTCAACAATACACACTTATACTTCAGCTACATGTTCAAATCTTTGCATACCCTTATTTCTTCCGTCAAATTATTAAACCAACAGCTGACATTTGGAATTCAAGGCCTTGAGCAGCTATCCCAGACAATGAATGCTACCGGTTCGTTGTTCAATGCCTCAAAAATAGCAAGTAACTTCAGTAATGAATATCTAAACAGCTCTTTTATAACAGGATTCCTAGAAGTCATACAGGTGTTAAAAGACGAGAATATGAAGATGATGAATGATTCTTCTCAATCTTGGAATGACACCTTTGAGGCTTGGAAAGCTTTTCTGGAGGTTTACACCTTAGAAAAAGGCTTTGAAGGGTGCTCTGGCACACAAGACTGCATCATATACTTTTTCGACGGAGCAAAGGAATTTTATGAGTTTGAAAACAGTCGGAGGGCACTTGAGATAAAAGACGCCCTTCCTCGACTTCAAAACGTGATTCAGTCATTAACAACTAAAGCCTTGAGTATGGAGGAAGCAGAGCAGATTCTCGTTCACGCCGACCACTTATtgaaaaaaacgcttgatgacTCCGTTTTGTGTGGTGGATCACCAAGTATAACGTGGTCGTCTCAGGGAGATGTTATTATTTTCCCCGGAGAGAGTCTTTCTCTAAATTGTAGTGCAAAGGCCGAAGAGAGCCTAACATATGCTTGGCGACGAAATGGTAAGATCATTAGCAAATCAACATATGGAGGTTTCTCGCTAGACGCCGTCACCAAGGATAATGAGGGAGCTTATGTCTGTGAGGTTTCCAACAATAAAGGAAGCACTTTGTCCAATGTCACAATAGTCAAAATTCATAGCAAACCTGTAATCACTGAACATCCACAGCCACAAAGAGTAGTCTTTAGAAGCCAAATACCAGTGACATTTAAGTGCAATGCAACTGCTGAGCCATCGCCTACTTTCCAGTGGTTCTTTCAATCCACAAAATCATCCGTTATTAGAATCAACGAATCCAGACCTGTGCTATACATCGCCGACCCTCGTCTTAACCAGGAGGGTTATTACTTTTGTGAAGCATCTAATGAACACGGTAGAGCAGTCAGTCAAAGAGCCCGACTAGATGTGTTAAACTACACAGTTGGCCTTCCACGATTACTGATTACTTTTAACCTGACCAACCTCTGTTGGCTAACATCTAATTCTTCCAACAATTCTGTCCCAGATTCTCAGTTATGTGATGGATTACCTTCATCACTGGACGATAATCTGACTGACAGCCTCCTAAATTCTCTGGCAACATCGCTGAATTTGTCCACCTCGTCAATCTCTGGACTGACGTACTATTCCGAACATACGTCAAAACTATATTTGTCATTCGTTATTGACTTTGAAAAAGAATTGTCAAAAGACGAAAACTTTACAATCTTTACAAAAGTAGCTGAAGCGATTGCTATTGCTGACGCAAGGATGGTCGAGAAACTTCAAAAGTTCAACTCAGACGTGCTTAGCAGGACCTTTAAAGTTTCTTGGAACTCCACAACTCTGATTGGGGAGCCTGGAAGTATATTTGCTTACCCGTTATCACCAGAATGCCCTGAGACACAGTTCCTTAGTGAGCAAGGTTTCATCTGTGGTGAGTTGCGTCTTCTTACATTGGTCACTTTTCTAATATATGTGTTAAAAAGAACAATATCGTAAATATCATTTGTCTCAACATTCAGCCACACACACTAAGGATGCGTCAGGCGACAGAGGCACCTGTGCCTTAGTTTTGTAAGTGATCTTTTTTTAATCAAGCGAGTATATAAGCCCTGTTCAAATTTCGCTTGTTTTGCAAAGACATTTGTCAACAGGAAGCCATTCCTAGTGCGAACATTTTTCACCTACCGAAATTTTCTCAAGTGTCATCAAACGTCAAAGATGCCGTCGAGAAAGTTTGGATGCCACAATTTTTTGTCAGGCGACAAAATCATTTGTTCCTTGACAGCTATCCTTCGTCGGGTCATCTTATTTCGCGAACGTGGCTAATTCAGTTATAGTTCCTTGACGTTTTTGGTTTCATGACGTTTTTGGTTTCATGAAAACTTTTGGTGCCTCAGGTACGATCAAGGTTAATTGGtaactacaaaattttcaagttATTTGCAAAcggcaaactttttttttgttgtagtgTAAAAGGACCTAAAGCGACTCAAAAGCTGACATTTCGAGTGCTAGATAGTCCCACGTCAGAATGAACCGGTTAAAATCTATACATGCATGTGTACGACTCTGTTTTTCTTGGTAGACTTTGCTAAAAGAACTAAGTGAACTAAAAATTGACCTCGATTCATCAAGTCAATATACAGCAGGACGCAGTTGGAGAAGTATAGAGAAATCAATAACGCTACCTAGTAGATAGAAATTAATCTGATGTTTAATGTTCGATCTACCTTTGGAAAAACTGGGACAAGAAGAATTGCGTCACCATGTAGATTTTCTGTCTCGCCCGTTATCTCCGTTAATTGTTTGGCCCCGACTTGAGAGAGAGCTTTCCAAGAAAAACGACGTTTTTTCTCATGTTTAAAAATCCTAATACATATCGCGTTAAGCTGGCTTAACTCGtttgcagttttgttttgttttgttttgtttttttcaattactCTCTAAAAAGAACTGTCTAagttatctatttattttaagCTTAGTTAGACATGTTATTTCTTTTAGCCAACTGCCCGGCTGGTTTATACTACAGCCCTGAAAACGGCACCTGCGTTGAATGTCCACATGGTACATACCAAACAAACCAAGGTCAAAAAGAGTGTATACACTGTGGCCAAAACCTCACAACAGCTATGAAAGGAACTGTAGAAGAGAAAGACTGCATTGGTTAAGTGTCCGACTTTTATTATTTGCGCGCGTAGTGATTGCTTTGCCATATGTTTACTAGAGGTTTCATTTTATCAAAGGTCGGCAAATATCTTCGctcgttctttcttttttttccacaaaattccatGTGTAATTACACGGCATATTAAAATCAAGAGAGGATCGCTGAAGTACAAAGTGAGACACAGCAAAATGCTTCGGTGCATTTATACATGTTTGTCAAAAAGACGTCAAATTTTGTCATTCTTTAGTGTGCATGATATTAAGTGCCCGGTCCTCAGTACCTCGCTTCAAGGTAAAATTTATTTTGGAATTCTGCAAGTGCAATCGAGGCAAAGAGAgctaaataaatataaaagaaaagtaGCATTGCTTTCATTTTACAATAAGATGTATAAATTGATATTAAGCGCCCGGATCAAATGCCCCGCAAGTAGTTGTGTCGCACCAAAGCTGGATACGCCGAGAAAGAAAAGTAGCGTTAGTCTACTTTTGTTCGGCAGTTTCCGTTTGGTACAGCACGAAGTCGAATTATCAGTCTTTCCTCTCCAGCCTTGGATATGTTGCAGCCCAGTGTTTGAACTGGGCCTCAACCTCTTTAATGTAACTATTAAACTGTTCTTCATTTCTTAGCTGACTGTCCGAGTGGTTCATTCGCAACACTGAACAGAAAGTGCGTTTTGTGTCCTCGCGGAACTTACCAACCCTCAAGAGCTCAGCTATCTTGCATACCGTGTGTTCAAAACTTGACTACCGCAACAACTGGAACGGCGAACAATAAGCACTGCATTGGTAAgagtcaggagcccatcaaatggagcctccatctccattaatttcttgagtcaaccctttcccgggTAGATTTCTAAATAGAACGGCtagtttcccgcgaaaagtgtcatatttccgtgagtcacgtatgtcaccgtgaaaaaataaaattggatgaagtcgaactcagaagcccgtctTTCAACCGTTTTCCTTTATTCCTTTACGTCcgttttttcaattttacagccgctgggatctgggtatcatgaaataaaagttaatgaattacccgactgagactgagcatgaagcgatgggacaaaggcagcgaactgaggATCACGGAAAAATTATCTTtgcgagtgttttttttttttgctgtcatacatcccacatttaagcatgcaccttgaaaagagaCGACGATTAAacgttctgtggacgatttgaaacttttcgatgatcagcgACGAAAAAGTGCCACGATCAtatgatttttgtcatcaccgaggagtggatttcgccagttaagcaccgcgtgcaaaagcgatgacctaagtagcaagtaacgaggaatgcttcagttccgaaatttgagaaattgcagtcttcctttacaactggcttgtatcaccatgagagttgcctgataaaactaGCGCTTGAAAAtttgaacagaagacaacagttgctcgaccgtGAAGTTAACTCAACCGTAATTTGCTAACagaggaatttgtgacatcgcgctccagtcgaaagacccacttatctcaagaaaaacaaaatggattgtatctgcgccaaaagaattatgactgactaacaggacaattttcagcagttaatgtagaagtttaggctcaattccttccttcgaattcgcatctgtagatcaTTTTTTTGCGAGCAAACAATGGCTGGgcccggcgttacaaaacatagcagggaatcatcacactagctgacggacaaaacaaccacaaggactacaattatttattcagataaacgcatttcggaaaacaaaaccttgaaaaactagaaatttgattaatattcagtcatttagccgaaataagaaccttgACGccgaatttcctgctgtttgattaagtacaatagcagtgtcatttcgtggttgtgattggctcttcccaccgtcggcgcgcgaagtctcccctgggaaccgttctaattataaatctactcgggaaagggttgactccaagggcttgtatgggagatggaggctccatttgatgggctcctgtaaGAGTTCAACGTGCTAAAAAGATTGTGCAAGGCACCATAACCGCCAATCGACACCTTAGAGTCAAACTTCCCTACCTGACTAAAGATCTTGTCTCAGTTAAGGTGAAAGCGACATTGGTCAGTTGGGCGGTGACGTTAAGC from Porites lutea chromosome 1, jaPorLute2.1, whole genome shotgun sequence encodes the following:
- the LOC140932353 gene encoding uncharacterized protein gives rise to the protein MQWARRKEHTQEERGSSLILLLFLLTRFLLPRGGTYAPGKLYRYSRTQRSPQPQSTQPKLQDVVFSGGLDVLGQTICSQGCHSSHGSCVAPDNCQCQSGWTGNNCAQDVNECAVNNGGCDQVCINTQGSYQCGCNPGYTKTGHQCHDINECLTIVPSPCSCGVSGVPCGANCINLVPGFTCSCAPGFQLRSGGKICDDSNECLTGNGGCQQICNNFPGKFSCGCYRGFRLAASNASRCEDINECLSSNGFCAQQCINTAGSYFCRCSRGFILDSNGRTCSDHDECLSSHHGCQHLCNNFHGSYSCSCYSGFSINGDNRTCSDVNECTPVYVASLNRTIIPAECDQLCHNTQGNYSCSCNHGYRLLYDGKRCRDADECLSGSHSCQHICHNTPGSYGCSCFSGYRLKPDMRTCEGLPCKTIKAPPNGRMTCSGLVTNETCLFSCNDGYNLKGSERRTCLNSAEWDGDETFCKVKSCGRLDLPARVLVYLPCYSTFGSRCTLGCVDGYFGVGSDRATCRLNKSSEVEWDTGNFTCKEIILCKPNPCLHGGQCIVISSRQFSCDCEQTGYEGNLCERGVVTPPVFPKLIPGQPSERLEVCAKPENSLTVNLLPTMNLSIQPEKLIIQHPASKAEFQITGYNSGVGMVMYSLDGVNKYDFMAPPNSVVFVGRNVSSQDSVYTKLGLLAGELPVGCQRMEIEKFPAFDFKIAFYTNSTASNPLLIESGPVHIITFDNKTIPLSLAGYDFSLAPPSQKNTMERLIRHTSISDAWQTGNQMPDRYNIGFTGKDLIEFIQTEAFSRSFLRYITDQLPLWLRLGVRDEQSNLFDIGNIQSNLFLTTDTHLPYPICKFPAHIQSTLVLYRPTLNYNISVENNHLQLSSKGSCFAAAISEPGVFLAFSQRARKQFATMQFMQDLTLGGWKLLVSSFGFTTPRGNNTFANSVPNGHLVGNFSDFYYNWWWQGSANVDLSNEDQAVNMKMSGDVFAFTEDLDAVFTSYFSKPTRFVFRGSVEFNITLHSLGKTVPLTFYSSDVTGKAQFGGVTFLASGFSDDCRVPQGFVFALERSSKIFSASPLAYIIRPDGGLKYLQIYYSVTGGHVVSGQDNKNNLRFVEWQAQEIKRTLLAVGRTVPQLQFITRRWEAVTDEMLADVTKARHLLSSASDWLELKVLVKQLDDDLDIISRAFDLLIAKLQPYRNQTRINSFIHSFIKLRADLPKAISLSFSKSVIQQNFIGLRFLLTAQICHKELCFANIDSSIWSLNGSDCRTNPSRQETGLLVEGTALNTISLGSLITLPAGGTLEMFLSRDHDLVSTTFKAVVHLLGIKKHAMVKIAGSELSFVISGNMFGGFDAMLNVTAQIDNVIDWDSTVFRVEGKMNRSSHLHSLLNKMMKNETTMAARDATQRLAYSHSTYIDAKRKADFVKDVLKSKQSVVDELKVWKEKAAEELRLARLKCYLAKLRFNSTFYFRENVRGYICEIQECNYTCLNGCVTPDLCQDPINITYLQRQCNTVDKPITINVIQREIEKRSFTVPTYKTVYTGDCKFRNSTGIKGFFVGLKELIFGCSDTFKRVPAEPQIVEYDQKIYKVKSVEQIIKEVKCNGHTMRTKPGGYGPPYQCCKQYGCKTKVMDRRCILGNEKCLLSMTELKFTLDALNETLQSEFLSLRSSVMKVKEATFSFEKVRVLHKNAVSQLKHIETLLKQKLSVVEITNASMIHIRRIVDFGLQIAQVMNSSDNGRVVEVDELHFSLPVVSGDAKQIVFQTNASTLGGKKVPVRFLLDFDQVKRSISSASKDIIVDLFGGKRARRKRSAAEEESTHSLHSSGFTDYPYVCLFVNNTHLYFSYMFKSLHTLISSVKLLNQQLTFGIQGLEQLSQTMNATGSLFNASKIASNFSNEYLNSSFITGFLEVIQVLKDENMKMMNDSSQSWNDTFEAWKAFLEVYTLEKGFEGCSGTQDCIIYFFDGAKEFYEFENSRRALEIKDALPRLQNVIQSLTTKALSMEEAEQILVHADHLLKKTLDDSVLCGGSPSITWSSQGDVIIFPGESLSLNCSAKAEESLTYAWRRNGKIISKSTYGGFSLDAVTKDNEGAYVCEVSNNKGSTLSNVTIVKIHSKPVITEHPQPQRVVFRSQIPVTFKCNATAEPSPTFQWFFQSTKSSVIRINESRPVLYIADPRLNQEGYYFCEASNEHGRAVSQRARLDVLNYTVGLPRLLITFNLTNLCWLTSNSSNNSVPDSQLCDGLPSSLDDNLTDSLLNSLATSLNLSTSSISGLTYYSEHTSKLYLSFVIDFEKELSKDENFTIFTKVAEAIAIADARMVEKLQKFNSDVLSRTFKVSWNSTTLIGEPGSIFAYPLSPECPETQFLSEQGFICANCPAGLYYSPENGTCVECPHGTYQTNQGQKECIHCGQNLTTAMKGTVEEKDCIADCPSGSFATLNRKCVLCPRGTYQPSRAQLSCIPCVQNLTTATTGTANNKHCIADCPAGSYSSLNRTCILCPLGTYQPSRGRPSCISCGLSLTTHSSGTVDKKHCISPESPTSSSSTLTSPSRITEVKTHVTRTPAPAVSGPTKKASELKDQDDAQELSWKLPVIIVPVLIILGSVLWCKYKRRKTRKIKPSPVSTEFGFGNPAYETNENPQKEESYQLDDNPRNTEVIYSHFGFSPLV